A window of the Thermus thermophilus HB8 genome harbors these coding sequences:
- a CDS encoding carbohydrate ABC transporter permease, whose amino-acid sequence MREERWLKWGAGLLLVLVLVFHLFPIFWMVNTSLMTQLEAATGSLFPKTPQWGNYLDIWRVLPFFHYLKNSFLVCSLTTVFALAVATFAGYALARFRFPGAELFGGSVLVTQVIPGILFLIPIYIMYIYVQNWVRSALGLEVRLVGSYGGLVFTYTAFFVPLSIWILRGFFASIPKELEEAAMVDGATPFQAFHRVILPLALPGLAATAVYIFLTAWDELLFAQVLTTEATATVPVGIRNFVGNYQNRYDLVMAAATVATLPVLVLFFFVQRQLIQGLTAGAVKG is encoded by the coding sequence ATGCGTGAGGAACGATGGCTCAAGTGGGGCGCGGGCCTTCTCCTCGTCCTCGTGCTCGTGTTCCACCTTTTCCCCATCTTTTGGATGGTGAACACCTCCCTCATGACCCAGCTGGAGGCGGCCACGGGAAGCCTCTTCCCCAAGACGCCCCAGTGGGGCAACTACCTGGACATCTGGCGCGTCCTGCCCTTCTTCCACTACCTGAAAAACTCCTTCCTCGTCTGCTCCCTGACCACGGTCTTCGCCCTGGCCGTGGCCACCTTCGCCGGGTACGCCCTTGCCCGGTTCCGCTTCCCCGGAGCGGAGCTTTTCGGGGGAAGCGTCCTCGTGACCCAGGTGATCCCCGGGATCCTCTTCCTGATCCCCATCTACATCATGTACATCTACGTGCAGAACTGGGTCCGCTCCGCTTTGGGCCTCGAGGTGCGCCTCGTGGGCAGCTACGGGGGGCTCGTCTTCACCTACACCGCCTTCTTCGTCCCTCTGAGCATCTGGATCCTCAGGGGCTTCTTCGCCTCCATTCCCAAGGAGCTGGAGGAGGCGGCCATGGTGGACGGGGCCACGCCCTTCCAGGCCTTCCACCGGGTGATCCTGCCCCTGGCCCTCCCGGGCCTCGCGGCCACGGCCGTCTACATCTTCCTCACCGCCTGGGACGAGCTCCTCTTCGCCCAGGTCCTCACCACCGAGGCCACGGCCACCGTTCCCGTGGGCATCCGCAACTTCGTGGGCAACTACCAGAACCGCTACGATCTGGTCATGGCCGCCGCCACGGTGGCCACGCTGCCCGTCCTCGTCCTCTTCTTCTTCGTGCAGCGCCAGCTCATCCAGGGCCTCACCGCCGGGGCGGTGAAGGGCTAG
- a CDS encoding alpha/beta fold hydrolase, with amino-acid sequence MKRLLALSLALLPALGQEYRALPGADTGRPDLDRSYALVYPAPRPKALLLLVPGLLGGSTNFALLAERLRAMAPGLEVWAWERRANGLEDRRGFLREDPVAYYRALALPDLTPLRAWGLEVHLKDLDLAVEAARARAPVVLAGHSLGAALAGLYALLHGEKLSGLVLLDGAPGVVPLAEEAFYEGADLPFGRLVGYRAFLRGEGSPAVELLGLGPKALALAEAEAFLAAKRPEEDLPFGPYRATREALALLRVDDDYSLFPVFSVSAGRAWAREGFSLLGLLQGRLVRTVRGPRAGPIAWRDTGEATDPRAFLRAFALPETGFSEWYFPYRLLLEVGGYPYVLRGLKPRALPYPVLALGAGRGLYPRAEDFRLGELFPGTEARAQVLPGLTHLDLLTEREGRTAGLLLRYLQDLGLLGPGGPP; translated from the coding sequence GTGAAGCGGCTTTTGGCCCTTTCCCTCGCCCTCCTCCCGGCCCTCGGCCAGGAGTACCGGGCCCTCCCCGGGGCGGATACGGGGAGGCCGGACCTGGACAGGAGCTACGCCCTCGTCTACCCCGCCCCGAGGCCTAAGGCCCTCCTCCTCCTGGTGCCGGGGCTTCTTGGGGGGAGCACCAACTTCGCCCTCCTGGCCGAGCGCCTGAGGGCCATGGCCCCGGGCCTCGAGGTCTGGGCCTGGGAGAGGCGGGCGAACGGTCTGGAGGACCGCCGGGGCTTCCTCCGGGAGGACCCCGTGGCCTACTACCGTGCCCTCGCCCTCCCCGACCTCACCCCTCTAAGGGCCTGGGGCCTGGAGGTGCACCTTAAGGACCTGGACCTGGCGGTGGAGGCGGCAAGGGCCCGGGCCCCCGTGGTCCTCGCGGGCCACTCCCTGGGGGCGGCCCTTGCGGGGCTCTACGCCCTCCTCCACGGGGAGAAGCTCTCCGGGCTCGTCCTCCTGGACGGGGCCCCCGGGGTGGTGCCCCTTGCGGAGGAGGCCTTTTATGAGGGGGCGGACCTCCCCTTCGGGCGGCTTGTGGGCTACCGGGCCTTCCTCCGGGGGGAGGGGAGCCCGGCCGTGGAGCTTCTGGGCCTCGGGCCCAAGGCGCTCGCCCTGGCCGAGGCGGAGGCCTTCCTCGCGGCGAAAAGGCCCGAGGAGGACCTCCCCTTCGGGCCCTACCGGGCCACCCGGGAGGCCCTGGCCCTCCTCCGGGTGGACGACGACTACAGCCTCTTCCCCGTCTTCAGCGTGAGCGCGGGGCGGGCCTGGGCCAGGGAGGGCTTTAGCCTCCTCGGCCTCCTCCAGGGGCGGCTCGTGCGCACGGTGCGGGGGCCAAGGGCGGGCCCCATCGCCTGGCGGGACACGGGGGAGGCCACGGACCCGAGGGCCTTTTTAAGGGCCTTCGCCCTCCCCGAGACGGGCTTTTCCGAGTGGTACTTCCCCTACCGGCTCCTCCTGGAGGTGGGGGGGTACCCCTACGTCCTCCGGGGCCTCAAGCCCCGGGCCCTGCCCTACCCCGTGCTCGCCCTGGGGGCCGGGCGGGGCCTCTACCCGAGGGCGGAGGACTTCCGTCTGGGAGAGCTCTTCCCGGGGACGGAGGCCCGTGCCCAGGTCCTCCCCGGCCTCACCCACCTGGACCTCCTCACGGAAAGGGAGGGAAGGACGGCCGGGCTTCTCCTCCGCTACCTGCAAGACCTAGGGCTTCTAGGGCCAGGCGGGCCGCCCTGA
- a CDS encoding IS256-like element ISTth4 family transposase: MFNRGAHLSTRRCPVDQDTLRILLREAVRETVAEVLQTVLELDRTAFLQVHGGRRNGYYPRKLETTFGQVDLKVPRDRESRYYPAFLKPYARRLVDVGEVAVALYAAGVSQRKAAEILSLLLGHRYSHETLSALTDEVLEAAGAFRTRPLPEEMAFVYLDGLSLKVFREGEGIVRESVYVALGIAPNGERRVLGFWLLPTESALGWEGVLGELWQRGLRRVLLFVTDGLPGLPEAIRRVYPQAEWQRCVVHGVRWSLSQVRSRDRALLAEDLRRVYGAESREEALGALEEVKAAWGSRYPGVVGLWVQDSGAFLRFYGYPKVLWPYLRSTNLMERFIRELRRGTKVRDHKFPKEEAVYKLLYLESERQEGRWAERKLKGFSEVKEVLEKMLQERYAPRTQTLTHNS, translated from the coding sequence GTGTTTAATAGGGGGGCACACCTTAGCACGAGGAGGTGCCCCGTGGACCAGGATACCTTGCGGATCTTGCTGAGGGAAGCGGTGCGGGAGACAGTAGCCGAGGTTCTGCAGACGGTTCTGGAGCTGGACCGGACAGCCTTCTTGCAGGTGCACGGAGGCCGCAGGAACGGCTACTACCCCCGCAAGCTGGAGACCACCTTCGGCCAGGTGGACCTGAAGGTCCCTAGGGATCGGGAATCTCGGTATTACCCGGCTTTCCTTAAGCCCTACGCCCGCCGCCTGGTGGACGTGGGGGAAGTAGCTGTGGCCTTGTACGCCGCCGGGGTCAGTCAGCGCAAGGCGGCCGAGATACTGAGCCTGCTCCTGGGCCACCGCTACTCCCACGAGACCCTGAGCGCCCTGACGGACGAGGTCCTGGAGGCGGCAGGAGCCTTCCGCACCCGGCCTTTGCCCGAGGAGATGGCCTTCGTCTACCTGGACGGGCTTTCCCTAAAGGTCTTCAGGGAAGGAGAAGGGATCGTACGGGAAAGCGTGTATGTGGCCCTGGGCATCGCCCCTAATGGGGAGAGGCGGGTCCTGGGGTTCTGGCTTTTGCCCACGGAGAGCGCCCTGGGATGGGAGGGGGTCCTGGGGGAGCTTTGGCAGCGGGGCCTGCGGCGGGTGTTGCTCTTTGTCACCGACGGGCTGCCCGGGCTTCCTGAAGCGATCCGCAGGGTCTACCCTCAGGCGGAATGGCAGCGGTGCGTGGTGCACGGGGTGCGGTGGAGCCTGTCCCAGGTGCGCTCCCGGGACCGGGCCCTGCTGGCGGAGGACCTGAGGCGGGTGTACGGGGCGGAGAGCCGGGAAGAAGCTCTTGGGGCCTTGGAGGAGGTGAAGGCCGCCTGGGGTTCGCGGTACCCGGGGGTGGTGGGGCTTTGGGTACAGGATTCGGGGGCCTTCCTGCGCTTCTACGGGTACCCCAAGGTGCTTTGGCCGTACCTGCGGAGCACCAACCTGATGGAGCGGTTTATCCGGGAGCTACGGCGGGGGACGAAGGTGCGGGACCACAAGTTTCCTAAGGAAGAGGCGGTGTACAAGCTTCTTTACCTGGAGTCGGAGAGGCAGGAAGGGAGGTGGGCAGAACGGAAACTAAAGGGGTTCTCGGAGGTGAAGGAGGTACTGGAGAAGATGCTTCAGGAGCGGTATGCCCCCCGTACACAGACTCTTACACATAACTCTTGA
- a CDS encoding MBL fold metallo-hydrolase — protein MDRRRFLTGAGLFLAAGGLPLGRAQGRAPKGVNGGGFYRFRVGGIQAVVLSDGQSPPGPLLPNWGANPELQEAFRRTLVEHFLDPEATRNNFNPVLLDLGEARLLVDTGRGAGSGGRLLAHLELAGYLPEDITHVFLTHGHPDHIGGLVDGEGRPVFAKAEHLMGRVDLEFWLQNPSPAVQRALVPLKERIRPVEDGEEILPGVRAVASFGHTPGHMSLEAISEGKRLFIFGDAAGHYLLSLRFPQAYLAFDMDKAQVVRTRARLFQKVSEERSLITAYHFPWPAVGYIRREGEGYAFVPAFFEF, from the coding sequence ATGGACCGCAGGCGTTTTCTCACCGGTGCGGGGCTTTTTTTGGCGGCGGGAGGCCTTCCCTTGGGCCGGGCCCAGGGGCGCGCGCCCAAGGGGGTGAACGGGGGCGGCTTTTACCGCTTCCGGGTAGGGGGGATCCAGGCGGTGGTCCTCTCCGACGGCCAGTCCCCTCCAGGCCCCCTCCTCCCCAACTGGGGGGCGAACCCGGAGCTCCAGGAGGCCTTCCGCAGGACGCTCGTGGAGCACTTCCTGGACCCGGAGGCCACCCGCAACAACTTCAACCCGGTGCTCCTGGACCTGGGGGAGGCCAGGCTCCTCGTGGACACGGGGAGGGGTGCGGGAAGTGGGGGGCGGCTCCTCGCCCACCTGGAGCTTGCCGGCTACCTTCCCGAGGACATCACCCACGTCTTCCTCACCCACGGCCACCCCGACCACATCGGGGGTCTGGTGGACGGGGAGGGGCGGCCCGTCTTCGCCAAGGCGGAGCACCTCATGGGCCGGGTGGACCTGGAGTTCTGGCTTCAAAACCCCTCGCCCGCGGTGCAAAGGGCCCTCGTGCCCCTAAAGGAGCGCATCCGGCCCGTGGAGGACGGGGAGGAGATCCTCCCGGGGGTGCGGGCGGTGGCCTCCTTCGGCCACACCCCGGGGCACATGAGCCTCGAGGCCATCTCCGAGGGAAAGAGGCTCTTCATTTTTGGGGATGCGGCGGGCCACTACCTCCTCTCCCTCCGCTTCCCCCAGGCCTACCTGGCCTTTGACATGGACAAGGCGCAGGTGGTGCGGACCCGGGCCCGCCTCTTCCAGAAGGTCTCGGAGGAGCGGAGCCTGATCACCGCCTACCACTTCCCCTGGCCCGCCGTCGGGTACATCCGGCGGGAAGGGGAGGGCTACGCCTTCGTCCCGGCCTTCTTTGAGTTTTAG
- a CDS encoding sugar ABC transporter substrate-binding protein, producing MIKKALSSLLVLASLAFAQKTLEVWIMPNSPQPAEDFKALVAPFEKAHGVEVKVTVLDWGVAWTKITTAATSGVGPDLTQLGTTWVGAISAMGVLEPVDDVLEALGGEKAYLPAVWRTTRLEGARQATAVPWFSELRAFYYRTDALKAAGVNPAEMFASWQGFEAGLARLKASSFRDPETKAPLAPLCTPGKNSWDVLHNAAPWIWGAGGEIVRQAGGRWQSALNSPESLEGLYFFLSLAQKGYVPAESLEKNTAQIEADFQAGKCAVFASGPWMIQRAQVPEAKGGFAERTAAKNLGVAPYPAGPKGRYTFFGGSNLALFNFSKNKPLAKELLKYLGGPEAQVRYAQMTGMLPALRSAWSDPSFQQNPLLRTFIQAAQFGRTYPSLAGWGGVENLAVQHLGMAWDLVAQGRLTREALKDLMDKASAAINQALR from the coding sequence ATGATTAAGAAAGCGCTTTCAAGCCTTCTCGTCCTGGCCTCCCTGGCCTTCGCCCAGAAGACCCTCGAGGTCTGGATCATGCCCAACAGCCCCCAGCCCGCCGAGGACTTCAAGGCCCTGGTGGCCCCCTTTGAGAAGGCCCACGGCGTGGAGGTGAAGGTCACCGTCCTGGACTGGGGCGTGGCCTGGACCAAGATCACCACCGCCGCCACGAGCGGCGTGGGGCCGGACCTCACCCAGCTCGGCACCACCTGGGTGGGGGCGATCAGCGCCATGGGCGTCCTGGAGCCGGTGGACGACGTGCTGGAGGCTTTGGGCGGGGAGAAGGCCTACCTTCCCGCCGTCTGGCGCACCACCCGCTTGGAGGGCGCCCGCCAGGCCACCGCCGTGCCCTGGTTCTCGGAGCTTCGGGCCTTCTACTACCGCACCGACGCCCTCAAGGCCGCGGGGGTCAACCCGGCGGAGATGTTCGCCAGCTGGCAGGGCTTTGAGGCCGGCCTGGCCAGGCTCAAGGCCTCGAGCTTCCGCGACCCCGAGACCAAGGCCCCCCTGGCCCCCCTCTGCACCCCGGGAAAGAACTCCTGGGACGTGCTCCACAACGCCGCCCCGTGGATCTGGGGCGCAGGCGGGGAGATCGTCCGCCAGGCGGGCGGGCGCTGGCAGAGCGCCCTCAACAGCCCGGAGAGCCTGGAAGGGCTTTACTTCTTCCTCTCCCTGGCCCAGAAGGGCTACGTTCCGGCGGAGAGCCTGGAGAAGAACACCGCCCAGATTGAGGCCGACTTCCAGGCCGGGAAGTGCGCCGTCTTCGCCAGCGGCCCCTGGATGATCCAGCGGGCCCAGGTCCCCGAGGCCAAGGGCGGCTTCGCCGAGCGCACCGCCGCCAAGAACCTCGGGGTGGCCCCGTACCCCGCCGGGCCCAAGGGGCGGTACACCTTCTTCGGGGGCTCCAACCTCGCCCTCTTCAACTTCTCCAAGAACAAGCCCCTGGCCAAGGAGCTCCTCAAGTATCTGGGAGGCCCCGAGGCCCAGGTCCGCTACGCCCAGATGACGGGGATGCTCCCCGCCCTGCGCTCCGCCTGGAGCGATCCCAGCTTCCAGCAGAACCCCCTGCTCCGCACCTTCATCCAGGCCGCTCAGTTCGGCCGCACCTACCCCTCCTTGGCGGGCTGGGGCGGGGTGGAGAACCTGGCGGTGCAGCACCTCGGCATGGCTTGGGACCTGGTGGCCCAGGGCAGGCTCACCCGTGAGGCCCTGAAGGACCTCATGGACAAGGCCTCCGCGGCCATCAACCAGGCCCTGAGGTGA
- a CDS encoding carbohydrate ABC transporter permease gives MRTFWRRYGLAYLFIAPAFLGMLLVHYGPMVQGIYMGFLDLRLQTLRLYLQAPFVGLENYREILLNPESTFRAGFLYAVRTTLLYTLVVNALNLSLGLLVAHLLNRPLFLRGLWRSLILLPWVVPSYVVGLLWGFMWLKEGVINHLLVDVLGLLPQKPHWLIGPLTFVGRVKSYV, from the coding sequence ATGAGGACCTTCTGGCGTAGATACGGCCTCGCCTACCTCTTCATCGCCCCCGCTTTCCTGGGGATGCTCCTCGTCCACTATGGCCCCATGGTCCAGGGCATCTACATGGGGTTCCTGGACCTCAGGCTCCAGACCCTGAGGCTCTACCTCCAGGCCCCCTTCGTGGGGCTGGAGAACTACCGGGAGATCCTCCTGAACCCCGAGTCCACCTTCCGCGCCGGGTTTCTCTACGCCGTGCGCACCACCCTCCTCTACACCCTGGTGGTGAACGCCTTGAACCTCTCCCTTGGGCTTTTGGTGGCCCACCTCCTGAACCGGCCCCTCTTCCTCCGGGGGCTTTGGCGGAGCCTCATCCTCCTCCCCTGGGTGGTGCCGAGCTACGTGGTGGGGCTCCTTTGGGGGTTCATGTGGCTCAAGGAGGGGGTCATCAACCACCTCCTCGTGGACGTCCTCGGCCTCCTCCCGCAAAAGCCCCACTGGCTCATCGGCCCCCTCACCTTCGTGGGTCGTGTCAAGAGTTATGTGTAA
- a CDS encoding GH1 family beta-glucosidase, with the protein MTENAEKFLWGVATSAYQIEGATQEDGRGPSIWDAFAQRPGAIRDGSTGEPACDHYRRYEEDIALMQSLGVRAYRFSVAWPRILPEGRGRINPKGLAFYDRLVDRLLASGITPFLTLYHWDLPLALEERGGWRSRETAFAFAEYAEAVARALADRVPFFATLNEPWCSAFLGHWTGEHAPGLRNLEAALRAAHHLLLGHGLAVEALRAAGARRVGIVLNFAPAYGEDPEAVDVADRYHNRFFLDPILGKGYPESPFRDPPPVPILSRDLELVARPLDFLGVNYYAPVRVAPGTGTLPVRYLPPEGPATAMGWEVYPEGLYHLLKRLGREVPWPLYVTENGAAYPDLWTGEAVVEDPERVAYLEAHVEAALRAREEGVDLRGYFVWSLMDNFEWAFGYTRRFGLYYVDFPSQRRIPKRSALWYRERIARAQT; encoded by the coding sequence ATGACCGAGAACGCCGAAAAATTCCTTTGGGGAGTGGCCACCAGCGCCTACCAGATTGAGGGGGCCACCCAGGAGGACGGCCGGGGGCCTTCCATCTGGGACGCCTTCGCCCAGCGCCCCGGGGCCATCCGGGACGGGAGCACAGGGGAGCCCGCCTGCGACCACTACCGCCGCTACGAGGAGGACATCGCCCTGATGCAATCCCTCGGGGTGCGGGCCTACCGCTTCTCCGTGGCCTGGCCCCGGATCCTCCCCGAGGGCCGGGGGCGGATCAACCCCAAGGGCCTCGCCTTCTACGACCGCCTGGTGGACCGGCTTCTCGCTTCCGGGATCACGCCCTTTCTCACCCTCTACCACTGGGACCTGCCTTTGGCCCTGGAGGAGCGGGGAGGCTGGCGGAGCCGGGAGACCGCCTTCGCCTTCGCCGAGTACGCCGAGGCGGTGGCCCGGGCCCTCGCCGACCGGGTGCCCTTCTTCGCCACCCTGAACGAGCCCTGGTGCTCGGCCTTCCTCGGGCACTGGACGGGGGAACACGCCCCCGGCCTCAGGAACCTGGAAGCGGCCCTCCGCGCCGCCCACCACCTCCTCCTGGGCCACGGCCTCGCCGTGGAGGCCTTGAGGGCCGCGGGGGCGAGGCGGGTGGGGATCGTCCTCAACTTCGCCCCGGCCTACGGCGAGGACCCCGAGGCGGTGGACGTGGCCGACCGCTACCACAACCGCTTCTTCCTGGACCCCATCCTGGGCAAGGGGTATCCCGAAAGCCCCTTCCGAGACCCCCCGCCCGTCCCCATCCTCTCCCGCGACCTGGAGCTCGTGGCAAGGCCCCTGGACTTCCTGGGGGTGAACTACTACGCCCCCGTCCGCGTGGCCCCGGGGACGGGGACCTTGCCCGTGCGCTACCTTCCCCCGGAAGGGCCGGCCACGGCCATGGGGTGGGAGGTCTACCCCGAGGGGCTTTACCACCTCTTGAAGCGCCTCGGCCGGGAGGTGCCCTGGCCCCTTTACGTCACGGAAAACGGGGCCGCCTACCCCGATCTCTGGACGGGAGAGGCCGTGGTGGAGGACCCCGAGCGGGTGGCCTACCTCGAGGCCCACGTGGAGGCCGCCCTCCGGGCCCGGGAAGAAGGGGTGGACCTCCGGGGCTACTTCGTCTGGAGCCTCATGGACAACTTTGAGTGGGCCTTCGGCTACACCCGGCGCTTCGGCCTCTACTACGTGGACTTCCCCAGCCAGAGGCGCATCCCCAAAAGGAGCGCCCTCTGGTACCGGGAGCGGATCGCGCGGGCCCAGACCTAA
- a CDS encoding LacI family DNA-binding transcriptional regulator: MTKARPTIAEVARRAGVSPATVSRVLNGTARVSPEKVRAVLQAVEELGYAPSPLAQGLATGRSYAVGILLSDFASPFFGPILEALTLELEATPYRPIAVPGHWSLVRELEALEFLKAHRVEALVLLGTALDGEALGELGIPVLAFGQRVEGPKAWSLCLDNQQAAYEATRYLIDRGHTRIVHISSHRGGMDVRDRLLGYRKAMREAGLEARVVYGDLEEEGGYRAAAEAFRRYPDTTAIFAANDQTAFGARLYLYEQGLRVPEDVSLVGFDDIALSAYQIPPLTTVRQPIQDIGIALGRALRAVLAGEVPTLPRLELRLVERASVREVRA, from the coding sequence GCGGGCGTCTCCCCGGCCACGGTGTCACGGGTGCTCAACGGCACCGCCCGGGTCTCCCCGGAGAAGGTGCGGGCGGTGCTCCAGGCGGTGGAGGAGCTGGGCTACGCCCCGAGCCCCCTGGCCCAAGGCCTGGCCACGGGGCGTTCCTACGCCGTGGGCATCCTCCTCTCGGACTTCGCCAGCCCCTTCTTCGGCCCCATCCTCGAGGCCCTCACCCTGGAGCTGGAGGCCACCCCCTACCGCCCCATCGCCGTGCCCGGCCACTGGAGCCTGGTGAGGGAGCTGGAGGCCCTGGAGTTTCTGAAGGCCCACCGGGTAGAGGCCCTCGTCCTCCTCGGCACCGCCCTGGACGGGGAGGCCTTGGGGGAGTTGGGCATCCCCGTCCTCGCCTTCGGCCAGCGGGTAGAGGGGCCGAAGGCCTGGTCCCTCTGCCTGGACAACCAGCAGGCAGCCTACGAGGCCACGCGCTACCTCATTGACCGGGGGCACACCCGCATCGTCCACATCTCCAGCCACCGCGGGGGAATGGACGTCCGGGACAGGCTTCTCGGGTACCGCAAGGCCATGCGGGAGGCGGGCCTCGAGGCCCGGGTGGTCTACGGCGACCTGGAGGAGGAGGGCGGCTACCGCGCGGCGGCCGAGGCCTTCCGCCGCTACCCCGACACCACCGCCATTTTCGCCGCCAACGACCAGACGGCCTTCGGCGCCCGGCTTTACCTCTACGAGCAAGGGCTTCGCGTGCCCGAGGACGTCTCCCTCGTGGGGTTTGACGACATCGCCCTTAGCGCCTACCAGATCCCCCCGCTCACCACCGTGCGCCAGCCCATCCAAGACATCGGCATCGCCCTGGGCCGCGCGCTCCGGGCGGTCCTCGCGGGGGAGGTGCCCACCCTGCCCCGCCTGGAGCTCCGGCTGGTGGAAAGGGCCTCGGTAAGGGAGGTGAGAGCCTGA
- a CDS encoding DUF4397 domain-containing protein produces MKRGLFVLVLAALAGLALGQGAMVRVAHLSPDAPAVDVLVNGQRAITGLAFKEVTPYIPLPAAKVRVQVVPAGQDAPVVIDAELDLKVGVYYTVAATGFLAQIRPQVYTDLLSGFFPRAGFARIRVVHASPDAPAVDVAVKGGPVLFAGLPFPRASAYASVPAGTYDLEVRAAGTATVALDLPGVELEPGKVYTVFAVGSLKEGTLTVVPVVDATVLGGNR; encoded by the coding sequence ATGAAACGAGGCCTTTTTGTTCTGGTTCTGGCGGCCCTGGCCGGCCTGGCCCTGGGCCAAGGCGCCATGGTGCGGGTGGCCCACCTCTCCCCCGACGCCCCGGCGGTGGACGTCCTGGTGAACGGGCAGCGGGCCATCACGGGCCTGGCCTTCAAGGAGGTGACCCCCTACATCCCCCTTCCCGCCGCCAAGGTCCGGGTCCAGGTGGTGCCCGCGGGTCAGGACGCCCCCGTGGTCATAGACGCCGAGCTGGACCTCAAGGTGGGGGTCTACTACACCGTGGCCGCCACGGGCTTCCTGGCCCAGATCCGGCCCCAGGTGTACACGGACCTCCTTTCGGGCTTCTTCCCCCGGGCGGGCTTCGCCCGGATCCGGGTGGTCCACGCCTCCCCCGACGCCCCGGCGGTGGACGTGGCGGTGAAGGGCGGCCCCGTGCTCTTCGCGGGCCTTCCCTTCCCCCGGGCGAGCGCCTACGCGTCCGTGCCCGCCGGGACCTACGACCTCGAGGTCCGGGCGGCGGGCACCGCCACCGTGGCCCTGGACCTCCCTGGGGTTGAGCTAGAGCCCGGGAAGGTCTACACGGTCTTCGCCGTGGGTAGCCTCAAGGAAGGCACCCTGACCGTGGTCCCCGTGGTGGACGCCACCGTCCTCGGTGGGAACCGCTGA
- a CDS encoding methyltransferase domain-containing protein — protein sequence MGTAEAPKPPFPGPPGEGAPSWLLPLLACPFCRGPLLGEGCPGCGRVFPRKGGFLDLRAFRERPHLALANRLPPVAALYDLWRAHSTGLLSGGRLDLAGELALLREWLLPTGGPFLDVGTGTGVYREALGEGMVGVDPSPAFLKVAQRRRPGAYLLAHGERLPFREGAFSGVAIGPTWNEFLDPEGAAREARRVLRPGGRLFGLLLLGPGASLGLFRPTPEALLRLLEGAGFRAEVRRLGRLGLLLAEVG from the coding sequence GTGGGAACCGCTGAGGCCCCTAAGCCCCCCTTCCCGGGGCCTCCCGGGGAGGGGGCTCCTTCTTGGCTCCTTCCCCTCCTCGCCTGCCCCTTCTGCCGGGGGCCCCTCCTCGGGGAGGGGTGCCCTGGGTGCGGCCGGGTTTTCCCCCGGAAGGGGGGCTTTCTGGACCTCCGGGCCTTCCGGGAGAGGCCCCACCTGGCCCTGGCGAACCGCCTCCCTCCCGTGGCCGCCCTCTACGACCTCTGGCGCGCCCATTCCACGGGCCTCCTCTCCGGGGGGCGGCTGGACCTCGCCGGGGAGCTCGCCCTCCTCCGGGAGTGGCTCCTCCCCACGGGAGGGCCCTTTTTGGACGTGGGCACGGGGACCGGGGTCTACCGGGAGGCCCTGGGGGAGGGGATGGTGGGGGTGGACCCCTCCCCCGCCTTCCTCAAGGTGGCCCAAAGGCGCCGCCCCGGGGCCTACCTCCTCGCCCACGGGGAGAGGCTCCCCTTCCGGGAGGGGGCCTTCTCGGGCGTGGCCATCGGGCCCACCTGGAACGAGTTCCTGGACCCCGAAGGGGCCGCGAGGGAGGCCAGGCGCGTCCTCCGGCCCGGGGGGCGGCTCTTCGGCCTCCTCCTCCTGGGCCCCGGGGCCTCCCTTGGGCTCTTCCGTCCCACCCCGGAGGCCCTCCTCCGCCTCCTGGAAGGGGCGGGCTTCCGGGCCGAGGTCCGGAGGCTGGGCCGGCTCGGCCTCCTCCTCGCCGAGGTAGGGTGA
- a CDS encoding carbohydrate ABC transporter permease: protein MAIVVPTVWRSWPFVMVTYLAALQTVPQELYEAAKVDGATPWQRFRFVTWPMLRPVTAVLLLYGLLGTMYSFNIVYMMFGHGAGYPGEWGDLLMTNLFRNTFGLWNFGLGAAASTLYMLLSLGLILFWYRVFREDLRAR from the coding sequence GTGGCCATCGTGGTGCCCACGGTGTGGCGGAGCTGGCCCTTCGTCATGGTCACCTACCTCGCCGCCTTGCAGACCGTCCCCCAGGAGCTCTACGAGGCGGCCAAGGTGGACGGGGCCACGCCCTGGCAGCGCTTCCGCTTCGTGACCTGGCCCATGCTCCGCCCGGTGACGGCGGTCCTCCTCCTCTACGGGCTCCTGGGGACGATGTACAGCTTCAACATCGTCTACATGATGTTCGGCCACGGGGCGGGCTACCCCGGGGAGTGGGGGGACCTCCTCATGACCAACCTCTTCCGCAACACCTTCGGCCTGTGGAACTTCGGCCTGGGGGCGGCGGCGAGCACCCTCTACATGCTCCTCTCCCTCGGGCTCATCCTCTTCTGGTACCGGGTCTTCCGGGAGGATCTGCGCGCGAGGTGA